The following proteins come from a genomic window of Mus musculus strain 129S1/SvImJ chromosome 16 genomic scaffold, GRCm38.p6 alternate locus group 129S1/SvImJ 129S1/SVIMJ_MMCHR16_CTG1:
- the Prodh gene encoding proline dehydrogenase 1, mitochondrial precursor, translating to MALKRVFLLRSVAPRVAALSTKPQAQEQPPASPEALRGCGAAKAVRPPVPAVDFTNTQEAYRSRRSWELVRNLLVLRLCASPVLLAHHEQLFQVARKLLGQRMFERLMKMTFYGHFVAGEDQESIRPLIRHNKAFGVGFILDYGVEEDLSPEEAERKEMESCTSEAERDGSGANKREKQYQVHPAFGDRRDGVISARTYFYANEAKCDNYMENLLQCIKASGGASDGGFSAIKLTALGRPQFLLQFSDVLTRWRRFFHQMAAEQGQAGRAAVDTKLEVAVLQDSIAKMGIASRAEIEGWFTPETLGVSGTVDLLDWNSLIDSRTRLSRHLVVPNVQTGQLEPLLSRFTEEEEQQMKRMLQRMDVLAKKAKEAGVRLMIDAEQSYFQPAISRLTLEMQRRFNVDKPFIFNTFQCYLKDAYDNVTLDMELARREGWCFGAKLVRGAYMAQERVRAAEIGYEDPINPTYEATNAMYHRCLNYVLEELKHSTKAEVMVASHNEDTVHFTLCRMKEIGLHPADGQVCFGQLLGMCDQISFPLGQAGFPVYKYVPYGPVMEVLPYLSRRALENSSIMKGAQRERQLLWQELRRRLRTGSLFHHPA from the exons ATGGCTCTCAAGCGCGTCTTCTTGCTGCGGTCGGTGGCACCACGCGTCGCTGCCCTCTCAACCAAACCGCAAGCCCAGGAACAGCCTCCCGCGAGCCCTGAGGCTCTTCGGGGATGTGGGGCGGCCAAGGCTGTGCGGCCGCCTGTGCCAGCCGTGGACTTCACCAACACGCAGGAGGCGTATCGCAGCCGGCGGAGTTGGGAGTTGGTGCGCAACCTGCTAGTGCTGCGGCTGTGTGCGTCGCCGGTGCTGCTAGCGCACCACGAGCAG TTGTTCCAAGTTGCCAGGAAGCTTCTGGGGCAAAGGATGTTCGAGAGATTGATGAAGATGACCTTCTATGGCCATTTTGTGGCTGGCGAGGACCAGGAGTCTATCAGGCCTCTGATCCGGCACAACAAAGCCTTTGGTGTTGGCTTTATCCTGGACTATGGAGTGGAGGAAGATCTGAGCCCTGAGGAGGCGGAGCGCAAAGAGATGGA GTCATGCACttctgaagcagagagagatggcagTG GAGCAAATAAGAGGGAGAAGCAGTATCAGGTGCACCCCGCCTTTGGAGACCGCAGAGATGGTGTCATCAGTGCCCGCACCTACTTCTATGCCAATGAAGCCAAGTGTGACAACTACATGGAGAACTTACTGCAGTGCATCAAGGCCTCAG GTGGAGCCAGTGATGGTGGTTTCTCAGCCATTAAGCTCACTGCACTGGGGAGACCACAGTTTCTG CTGCAGTTCTCAGACGTGCTGACCAGGTGGAGACGGTTCTTCCATCAAATGGCTGCAGAGCAGGGACAGGCTGGGCGTGCTGCTGTAGACACAAAGCTGGAGGTGGCGGTGCTCCAG GACAGCATCGCAAAGATGGGCATCGCATCCAGGGCTGAGATTGAAGGGTGGTTCACGCCAGAGACGCTGGGAGTGTCTGG CACCGTGGACTTGCTGGACTGGAACAGCCTCATTGACAGCAGGACCCGGCTCTCCAGGCACTTGGTGGTCCCCAATGTGCAG ACTGGCCAGCTGGAGCCCCTGCTGTCACGGTTCACTgaggaggaagagcagcagaTGAAAAGGATGCTGCAGAGGATGGATGTACTGGCCAAG AAAGCAAAAGAGGCAGGTGTGCGCCTGATGATTGATGCTGAGCAGAGCTACTTCCAACCAGCCATCAGCCGCCTGACCCTGGAGATGCAGCGCAGGTTCAATGTGGATAAGCCGTTCATCTTCAACACATTCCAGTGCTACCTCAAG GATGCCTATGACAATGTGACCTTGGATATGGAACTGGCTCGCCGTGAGGGCTGGTGTTTTGGGGCCAAGCTGGTACGTGGTGCATACATGGCCCAAGAGCGTGTCAGGGCAGCAGAGATCGGTTATGAGGACCCCATCAACCCTACATATGAAGCCACCAATGCTATGTACCACAG GTGCCTTAACTATGTTCTGGAGGAGCTGAAGCACAGCACCAAGGCAGAGGTGATGGTGGCTTCCCACAACGAGGACACCGTGCACTTCACGTTGTGCAG GATGAAGGAGATAGGCCTGCATCCTGCTGATGGTCAGGTGTGCTTCGGACAGCTGCTGGGGATGTGTGACCAAATCAGCTTCCCACTAG GCCAGGCAGGCTTTCCTGTGTACAAGTATGTGCCCTATGGCCCTGTGATGGAGGTACTCCCTTACCTGTCCCGCCGTGCCCTGGAGAACAGCAGCATCATGAAGGGTGCTCAGCGAGAGAGGCAGCTGCTATGGCAGGAGCTCCGCAGGCGGCTGCGCACTGGCAGCCTCTTCCACCATCCGGCCTAG
- the Dgcr6 gene encoding protein DGCR6 isoform 1 (isoform 1 is encoded by transcript variant 1), producing MDRYAAAGDEAADRARQQERHYQLLSALQSLVKELPSSFQQRLSYTTLSDLALALLDGTVFEIVQGLLEIQHLTEKSLYNQRLRLQNEHRVLRQTLRQKHLEAQQSCRPHNLPVLQAAQQRELESWQAMEHRIREEQQAMDRKIVLELDRKVADQQSTLEKAGVAGFYVTTNPQELTLQMNLLELIRKLQQRGCQVGKAAL from the exons ATGGACCGCTATGCGGCCGCCGGGGATGAGGCGGCGGATCGGGCCCGGCAGCAGGAGCGGCACTACCAGCTGCTGTCAGCACTACAGAGCCTGGTCAAGGAGCTGCCCAG CTCCTTTCAGCAGCGCCTGTCCTACACCACGCTCAGCGACTTGGCCCTGGCGCTGCTCGACGGAACGGTGTTTGAAATCGTGCAGGGTCTTCTGGAGATTCAGCACCTCACTGAGAAGAGCCTCTACAACCAGAGACTGCGGCTGCAGAACGAACACCGAG TGCTCAGACAGACTCTAAGGCAGAAGCACCTGGAAGCCCAGCAGTCCTGCCGGCCCCACAACTTGCCAGTGCTCCAGGCAGCTCAGCAGCGTGAGCTGGAG TCATGGCAGGCCATGGAACATCGGATCCGGGAGGAGCAGCAGGCTATGGACCGAAAGATTGTCCTGGAGCTGGACCGGAAGGTTGCCGACCAGCAGAGCACACTGGAGAAGGCAGGGGTAGCTGGTTTCTACGTGACCACCAATCCTCAG GAGCTGACGCTGCAGATGAACCTATTGGAACTCATCAGGAAGCTGCAGCAGAGGGGCTGCCAAGTGGGAAAGGCAGCTCTGTGA
- the Dgcr6 gene encoding protein DGCR6 isoform 3 (isoform 3 is encoded by transcript variant 3), which produces MVESMAPASSFQQRLSYTTLSDLALALLDGTVFEIVQGLLEIQHLTEKSLYNQRLRLQNEHRVLRQTLRQKHLEAQQSCRPHNLPVLQAAQQRELEAMEHRIREEQQAMDRKIVLELDRKVADQQSTLEKAGVAGFYVTTNPQELTLQMNLLELIRKLQQRGCQVGKAAL; this is translated from the exons ATGGTAGAGAGCATGGCACCAGCCAG CTCCTTTCAGCAGCGCCTGTCCTACACCACGCTCAGCGACTTGGCCCTGGCGCTGCTCGACGGAACGGTGTTTGAAATCGTGCAGGGTCTTCTGGAGATTCAGCACCTCACTGAGAAGAGCCTCTACAACCAGAGACTGCGGCTGCAGAACGAACACCGAG TGCTCAGACAGACTCTAAGGCAGAAGCACCTGGAAGCCCAGCAGTCCTGCCGGCCCCACAACTTGCCAGTGCTCCAGGCAGCTCAGCAGCGTGAGCTGGAG GCCATGGAACATCGGATCCGGGAGGAGCAGCAGGCTATGGACCGAAAGATTGTCCTGGAGCTGGACCGGAAGGTTGCCGACCAGCAGAGCACACTGGAGAAGGCAGGGGTAGCTGGTTTCTACGTGACCACCAATCCTCAG GAGCTGACGCTGCAGATGAACCTATTGGAACTCATCAGGAAGCTGCAGCAGAGGGGCTGCCAAGTGGGAAAGGCAGCTCTGTGA
- the Dgcr6 gene encoding protein DGCR6 isoform 2 (isoform 2 is encoded by transcript variant 2) has product MDRYAAAGDEAADRARQQERHYQLLSALQSLVKELPSSFQQRLSYTTLSDLALALLDGTVFEIVQGLLEIQHLTEKSLYNQRLRLQNEHRVLRQTLRQKHLEAQQSCRPHNLPVLQAAQQRELEAMEHRIREEQQAMDRKIVLELDRKVADQQSTLEKAGVAGFYVTTNPQELTLQMNLLELIRKLQQRGCQVGKAAL; this is encoded by the exons ATGGACCGCTATGCGGCCGCCGGGGATGAGGCGGCGGATCGGGCCCGGCAGCAGGAGCGGCACTACCAGCTGCTGTCAGCACTACAGAGCCTGGTCAAGGAGCTGCCCAG CTCCTTTCAGCAGCGCCTGTCCTACACCACGCTCAGCGACTTGGCCCTGGCGCTGCTCGACGGAACGGTGTTTGAAATCGTGCAGGGTCTTCTGGAGATTCAGCACCTCACTGAGAAGAGCCTCTACAACCAGAGACTGCGGCTGCAGAACGAACACCGAG TGCTCAGACAGACTCTAAGGCAGAAGCACCTGGAAGCCCAGCAGTCCTGCCGGCCCCACAACTTGCCAGTGCTCCAGGCAGCTCAGCAGCGTGAGCTGGAG GCCATGGAACATCGGATCCGGGAGGAGCAGCAGGCTATGGACCGAAAGATTGTCCTGGAGCTGGACCGGAAGGTTGCCGACCAGCAGAGCACACTGGAGAAGGCAGGGGTAGCTGGTTTCTACGTGACCACCAATCCTCAG GAGCTGACGCTGCAGATGAACCTATTGGAACTCATCAGGAAGCTGCAGCAGAGGGGCTGCCAAGTGGGAAAGGCAGCTCTGTGA